The genomic window TCTGATCACTTACTTAGTGTGATTGGTATAACTTCTTTGCTCGACCAAAAGTAAAGAGGACACAACCTTTGCGAGACAATACGAGTCTGTCTCATACCTGATGGGATCGTAAATTGCCTAGCTGGGCAAAACACGCCTATGCCCTTAAGTATCTAGGTAAGCTCGAAAATGTCATAAATCTAGTCGGCTATTTGCCCTAGTTATTCCAGTGCTGATAAGGTGAATTCATTCAGCTAAACGACCGCTGAACCAAAACGATTGTGTCCATCACTGCCTTTAAAAAAGCCAAGATAAATCAACATCAATAGTGAACCAATCAAAGGCACTAGGTTGACCACTACCCACCAACCTGTTTTATCAAGGTCGTGTAAGCGTCTTACTTGTGTTGCGATAGACCACCACATCAACAAGATACTCACTATAAAAGTCACAAACGATGCTAATGGCGAAACATTGTCGGGACTCTGATGAGATAAATTGCTATCAAGTGCGAGACGCATACCTACGCTTATCACTAAACAGATGACGAACATCAACCAATACGTTTTGCGACTGGCGCGGCCTTGAAATGAAAGAATGCCCATAAATTGACTCCTTTATAGCGATAGAGTTGTTAATTTGACTCAATATAGCACATCCCCAAGTGCGCCTAACTAGACCAAGCTATAGTTTTCGAAACCATTTGTTGCGCTTTTGCATAAACGTTTTTTAGATAGCGGTAATAGCGCAATTTTCGCAATCTTATACTGCATAGCCATTGTTGACTTTTTAATCATTTACCATAAAGACAGATTTATACCAATTGCAGTAAGTAACTGAGCAGTCTTGCTGGTTAAAGCACTTAATTACTGTGATTGGGGTTAGACCTGAGTGCTTGATAACGCTGGTGGAATTTATTACCAATAAATTTTCATCGTGAGCAAGAGACAAGCGAGGTTAATTTTTAAGGAAACTAAGTGAACAGTTATCAGATTTTGTACAAAAAAAAGATTATTTGGGCGGTCAATCTTGGCGGTAACAATGTTGTAGATCAGATAACCAGTTTAACGGAACAAGGGTATGAAATATTCAGTCGAGTAGTGCAGGCAAGCACTGAGAGTGATGCTATCCGTCAATTTAAAAAACTGTATAAACCGGCTAAAGACAGCCATGATGTGACAATGGGTAGTATCTTTTTCTTCAAAACCAACAAGTTACAAAGGCTTCCTTATCTGGCATATTCGATAGCCAGTTATATTGTCGCTTTAGTCAGCGTATTACTGCTGGCGATGGTCGCACACGAAAGCGATATGGATTACTCAATGTTTTTGTTAATCCCTACTTTCCTAGGATTGGTATGGTTTATTAGTGCATTATCTATTGCCAGATGGAAAAACTGCGGGCATAAAGTGTGGCAATATGTGGTCGTTGCGTTAATTGTTACTTTGCTTGATTTATATTTCCTAGGTGCAATGAATGTATTATTGATGTTGTATTTATTTTTTAGACCTCAGTCAAAAAATATAGCCTAAGAATTAATATAAATGTCATAAATAAAGCGTCAGACTATTAATAGTTTGACGCTTTATTTTTTTGTGAGTTGTTCATTTATTTAACTTGGTGTGAAAATAGAGGAAAGGTGCGTATTAACAGCTTTTGTGACACCTGTTTAAATAACTATTTCGATTAACTATTTTAACTTAACTATTCTATTGTGCGGGATAAAGCTTACCAATACTAGGCAAGTAAAGTCTTATTGGACTTGAGAAGTCTAGTGAGTTGATCCGTTAAGTTCAATCGCTTTGATAGCGTTAGTCGCCCTGCATCGTACAGTCTTACTAGCACACTGTTATCAGTCAGTTCACATCGATTTTCATAGCGTATTTCTTCTAGAAAAGCGTCCAGTTTATACGGAGATAAACAAAACCTTTCCATTTCACACTCTTGATCGCAGTTGTATATAACCACTTCCATACATGCTCTCCTAAGAGTAATTATTTTCGATGGATTTATTATCCTTAAATATTACTTAATAAACTCGTTGCTAAGTCACATAAAGAGTTTTGGCGCTAGTATGTGCGAGGTTGATCAACAAATTTACTTTCAAATCCTCTTTATCTGAGAAATAGGTCACTATTGTCAGTGCCCTAAATAAGGATAAAACCTTATATTTATTGCCTTAAATAAAATATGTAACTCGTTAATAAATAGTTAGTTACATAGGTTTGTGATATACGATGCATATAGATGTGGATTGATTGTAATGTTTAACTTTGGTTATTGTTAAATTTGGAAAATAAGTAGCAGAAAAAGACATTACTCAATCCATTTCATTATTTGAGTCAAATGACTAGAATGATACTGTGAAGCAATATCAATTAGATTCGTTGCTAGAAAGCAAAAGGAAACATATGAACCCGCAAAACTACCTTAACTCTTTAAATAGAGATTATCTGAATGTGCATCGTCAAAAAGAAGACCTGTTTTGGACAACTTATATGGGGACGTCAAACGATCAGGCGGGTTCAGCTGCCGCTGAAACCAAGTGGAACCAGTTTCTAAGTGACCCTGAAAGATTGAGCCAAATTCAGCAACAGCTTGAGCAATTAAATCAATTAGACAGCAATGAAGAAACGCAGTTGGTGAAACAAGGTTTGCAAGGCTGGTTAGCGACTTTTAAGGCGCACGCTTTACCTACCGAAGAATCTCGTCAACTAAAAGCCGATTTAATTAAGTTTGAATCGGATCTGTTTGAGAAAAAACAAAACTACACTCAAGTGTTTATTGATGCTGATGGTAACGAACAACAAGGTTCACTGCCGGTATTGGCGGCAAACATTCGTACCAGTGATCATGAAGCGGTGCGTAAATCGTCTCACCAAGCCTTGCTAGATGTGGAGCAATGGCTACTGCACAATGGATTTTTAGATCTGGTTAAGCTGCGCAATAAGTTTGCTCGCTCATTAGGCTTTGATAACTTCTTTGACTATTCCATTGTAAAAACAGAGCAAATGTCGACAGACGAGCTGTTTGCCATTTTAGACGACTTTGAACAGCGAACTCGCGACAGTAATTTACGCAGTTTGCAGGAGTTGGCGGCAGAAAAAGGCGATAGCGCCGTTGAAGCGCACAACTTTGTATTCTCTTTCTCTGGCGATGCAATGCGTGATTTGGATCAGTACGTGCCATTTTCACAATCGCTTCGTCGTTGGATTGAGTCGTTTGGTCGCCTTAACATCACCTATGCAAATGCGGAATTGACCTTAGATCTTTTGGATCGTAAAGGTAAATACCCTAATGGATTCTGTCATGGTCCAATTCCATCATTTGTCGATGAAAATTCGCAATGGGTTGCGGCAAAAGTGAATTTCACTAGTAACGCTAAACCCGATCAAGTCGGTAGTGGCTATGACGGAATTAATACATTGTTCCACGAAGGTGGACATGCCGCGCACTTCTCGAATGTGAAAATGAACGCGCCGTGTTTTGCGCAAGAGTTTGCACCAACTTCAATGGCATACGCTGAAACACAATCGATGTTTTGTGACAGCTTACTAGGGGACGGTGATTGGCTAAAACTGTACGCGCTGAATGAGAAGGGCGAAGCCATCTCAGATGACGTGATTAAAGCGATGGTGGAAAGCAAACAGCCGTTTCGCGCTTATGGTGAACGTAGCATCTTAGTGGTGCCGTATTTTGAACGTGCTTTATACCAACTTTCTGAGCAAGAGCTGACGCCTGAAAACGTGACTCGCCTTGCTCGTGAAACAGAGCAAAAGATCCAAGGTTTGGCCTGTAGCCCACGACCGCTAATGGCGATCCCGCACTTATTGTCGGATGAATCTGCTTGTGCGTACCAAGGGTATTTATTGGCGCACATGGCGGTTTATCAAACTCGCGCGTACTTTACCAAGAAGTTTGGCTTCCTTACCGATAACCCTGAAATTGGTCCGTTGCTAGAGCAGCACTACTGGCGTCAAGGTAATGCGGTCAATCATAATCAGACCATTATTCAACTGACAGGCGAGGGCTTTAATGCCAAATATCTGGCGGATGAGTGTAACTTAACGTCTGAGCAAGCGTGGGACAACGAACTACAAAAAATTGCGGGTTTAGCGGATCGTGAACGTGCAAGTGTACACGCTTTAGACGCTCGCATTAGTATTGTGGATGGCGATAAAGAATTGGCAAACAATGAGCTTAGCGATGAGCAAATGTGCCAAGGTTTTGAACGCTATATCGTAGAGACCTACGGACGTTAATGACGTTGATAGAGCGTTATAGCTAACGCCCTCATTTATACAGACAATAAAAAAGGTCGGAATCACTTATGTGACTCCGACCTTTTGTTTTTTAGTGTATTACGCTTGCGCTAATACTTTCTGGTCGCTTTTCTTCAAGAAAGCGTAAGTGAAGCCAGTCACCAGTGTACCTGCGGCAATTGCCACTAAGTACATCACCACTGGTGTAATTGCGTTTGGAATTAACAGTACGAATAAGCCGCCGTGTGGTGCCAGTAACTCTGCGCCAAACAACATACATAGCGCACCGGTAATTGCTCCGCCAATCATACATGATGGGATAACACGCATTGGATCTTTAGCTGCAAATGGAATCGCACCTTCTGAGATAAAGCATAAACCTAGTACAAAAGAGGCTTTACCTGCTTCACGAGCACTGGATTCAAACTTGTTTTTCGCTAAGAAAGTCGCTAGACCCATACCGAGTGCAGGTACCATACCTGCCGCCATAATTGCCGCCATTGGTGCGTATTGTTGTGATGCAAGTAGACCCACACCGAACGCATACGCTGCTTTGTTTACTGGACCGCCTAAGTCAAAGCACATCATTGCGCCAAGTAAAATACCTAGCATTACCGCATTACCTGCGCCCATAGTGTTTAGGAAGTTCTCAAGGCCACCCATTGTTGCTGCCACTGGGCTACCGACCACGTAAATCATAACTAAACCAGTAAACAGAGTCGCAACAAAAGGAATGATTAAGATGGGTTTAAGTGCTTCCATCGACTGTGGTAAAGAGAGTTTTTCGGCGATAAATTTTGCGCTGTAACCGGCAATGAAACCTGCCGCTATGCCACCAAGGAAGCCTGCGCCTAATGAACTGGCTAACATGCCACCCACTAGACCGGGTGCAAGTCCTGGACGGTCAGCGATGGAAAAGGCGATGTAACCAGCAAGCACTGGAATCATCAAGGCAAATGCAGAAGCGCCACCAATCTTCATTAATGAGGCAGCAAGGGTGCCTTCTTCTTTAAATGCTTCAATACCAAACACGAAGCTAAGAGCAATGATAAGTCCACCTGCAACCACAACCGGTAGCATGTGCGATACACCGGTCATTAAGTGTTGATAGACGCCTTTGCTAGCAGTGTTGCTGTCACTAGAGGTTGCTGCGCCTGTTGCTTTATAGGTAGTTGCTTGGGCAAACGCATTTTCAATTTCTTGCTTGGTTTTCTTAAGCGCAGGGCCAGTTTTGGTGCGATACAGTAATTTGCCATCAAAACGATCCAGTGGCACATCAATATCAGCGGCAATAATTACTAAATCCGCGTCTTGGATTTCTTGGTCAGTCAGTTGGTTTTTAGCACCAACCGAACCACGTGTTTCTACTTTTATTTGGTGTCCTTGACGTACCGCTTCTGATTCTAGAGCTTCAGCGGCCATAAAGGTATGTGCAACGCCAGTAGGGCAGGCGGTGATTGCCACAATCTTTTTGCTAGCAGAAGCACTTGGCGCACTTGCCGCACTTGCTGTTGTCACATCGGCATTGGTTAGCGTCGTTGCATTGTGAATTGCTTTATTTAAGAACTCACTGGCATTGCTTACGGCATTTCCAATACTTCCTTGGTAGACACTTTTCCCAACAAAGCGAGAGGTATCAATTGGGGTATCTGCGGCGATGATAATGGCATCGGCGTTATCTATATCGTGCTGGGTTAATGTATCTCCTTTTACGACTTTAGATTGGCATTCAATTTTCGCACTGATCTGTAGCGATTGAGCGGCTTTTTCTAAAAGTCCCGCAGCGATGATGCTGTTCGCAACTCCACTTGGGCAGGCTGTAATAATTGCAATATTCATAGGGAAGACCTTTATTTAGTTGTAATAGAGTGTCGTACATCAACTTGATTGATGACGCTGTGCAATTGTTCTTTACTGGGTATACCGACTCCAACTTGGGCGACGGCAAGAGCGGATAAACCTGTAGCAAACTGCAACAAGGGTTCTTTTTCCATGTTTTGCATATGGCCCCAACATAGGCCTGCAACTAATGTGTCACCAGCACCAACGGTGCTAACAACGTTCATTTTCGGTGGTTGGGAAAATAACCATTTTCCCTGTTTTAGCCACATTACGCCGTTTGCACCCATCGACACGACGATGTTATCGATGCCTTTATCGGCAAGCTCTAATGCGGCTTGTTGGCACTGCTCGGCAGTGCTTAATGAGCGGCCGACAAACTCAGCCAGTTCTTCATCGTTAGGTTTGATAAGCCAAGGCTTCGCGTCCAGTCCAGCACGCAGCGCATCGCGACTGCTATCAAACAGGACTTTTTTGCCAAGTTGATGCAGTTTTTCAATCCACGAGGCGCAAAGCTGTGGTGAAATCCCTTTGGGTAAACTACCTGCTATCACGAAATAGTCATGGTCTTTGGCAAGTGCAAACAGGGTTTCTTCAAAGGCTTTGATATCTGCTTCTGTGACCGCCACGCCAGGGAAGTTGATGTCGCTGACTCTGCCATCTTCTTCAATCAATTTGACATTAATGCGTGTTGCGCCATCGACTCGAATAAAGGCATCTTTGGCTTTGATATCGTCAAATAGTTGGCTAAATAACTCTGGGTTATCTTTGCCTAAAAAGCCGGTTACCGTGACCTCTGCGCCAAGTTCACTCAGCACTTTAGCGACGTTGACGCCTTTGCCTGCGGCGTGTAGTGAGCCTTGTTCAACAAGGTTTACTAAGCCTAAATGTAGCCCCTTTACACTGCCTGTTAGATCTAACGCAGGGTTTAAGGTAACGGTGACTACTTTGTTGGTTGTTGAAGTCATGTTCTTATCCTTCACCAAGACCAGATTCTATGGCGATTCCGATGGCCTTTAGCGCCGCTTCTGCATCAATACCATCGGCAGAAAACTGTAATTTGTGACCATGTTTGACGCCCATCGCAATCACCTTCATCAGGCTCTTAGCGTTTACCGGTTTTGCTTCGCCGTCTAAGTTGCACACTTTGATATCGGATTGGAATTTCTTCGCTTCAGCCACCAACATTGCGCCAGGTCTTGCGTGCAAACCGTGTGCATTTTTGATAGTAAATTGGGCTTGAGCCGCCGCTTCGCTAGCATCAGCTGCGTCACTATCACTTGAAAACAGAGCAAGCAAGGCTTGTGGTGTGGATTGCAACAGCTCGTTTTGTCTTTGCAAAGCCACAGTGTTCGTTAAGGTGGTGAGCATAGGTTGATGAGTTGCGTTAGTGGCAGAAAATGCCACTAAACCTTTCACTGGTTGTCCTTGGTACTGGCAGTGGTTTGCGGTAGTCACAAATGACATAGCAGTGCGCTGACAGCCGACATCACTGGACAGCAACCATAGACCTTGACCTAGATTGGTCGGCGTTTTCGTGACCAAATCAGCGATAAAGTCATTGTCTACGCTGCCTTGGTTTTTAAGCAAGCCCCCGGCAACGGCGGCCAGTTGCAATACATCGTTAGCTGGGAAGTTAAGCTCGATAAGGGACTCATTGAAATCGGCATCAAATTGCACGTCACCGTTAAGTAAGCCGACAATCGTTTGCGCCGTTTCTGCATTTTGCAGGGCACTTTCCACACCATCAGATGAGAGAACTTTAGTTAACTGTTTTAAAATGCCTAAATGTTCATCAGATTTAGCGGCAATGCCAATCGCTAAATACACTGTATTGCCGTCACCCCACGGCACACCGTCGGGAAAGTGATGGATTGCAACGCCGGTGCTTTTTACTAGCGAGCGCGTGTTTACTGTGCCATGGGGGATAGCAATGCCGTTACCCAAAAAGGTCGAGTTTTGCGATTCACGGTTTAGCATTCCTTGAACATAGCCAGACTCAACAAGTTGTTTGTCCGCTAGACTTTTGGCAATGCTTTGAATCGCTGTTTTTTTATCAACCGCTTTTTGCTGCAATGTGATGTCTTGTGTCGTAATTGTGAGCATGTTCGCCTCTTCCTATTTGGTTTCACTCTCACTTAATTGTTGCTTTAAGTGGTCTGCTTAATCGATTCAGCAAATTGAGAAATAAAATGCCCTTTATTTCTAGGGCGACTGCGTTTGTCTATTTCAAAGCAGTGTTTTATTACTTAACGCTGTATGAACAAATCATTTTTTGGGGTCAATAAAGTTGTAGTTCAATTGCGTTACTAATGATTAATCGGCAATCTGTTTAACAACGAAATAGTGACCTTGATCATCTATTTTTATCTGCTTAACCGTTTCAGCTTTAATAATTAACCGATTCAGCATATCATTCAAATAAAAGTAGCGATTAATCTAAATAAATATGATCTACTGCACAATTTACTAGGAATTGAGATGACCTTAGAAGAAATTGCCAAGCTGGCTGGCGTATCAAAAACCACAGCAAGCTATGTGATAAACGGTAAAGCGAATAAATATCGCATTAGTGAGAAGACGCAGCGCAAAGTGATGGCGGTTGTGGACGAGCATCACTTTCAACCGGACCACGCGGCATCGTCTTTACGAGCGGGTAATAGCCGCTCATTTGGCTTAATCATTCCCGATCTAGAGAACGGCAGTTACGCAAAATTGGCAAAATTGCTGGAGCAAAATTCAAGAAAAGCCGGCTATCAGATCTTAATTGGTTGCTCTGACGACAACCCAGTGACGGAGCGTGCATTAGCTGAAGCTTTGTTGAGTCGTCGAATAGACGCGCTATTTGTGGCAACGTCTATGCC from Vibrio neonatus includes these protein-coding regions:
- a CDS encoding DUF805 domain-containing protein; this translates as MGILSFQGRASRKTYWLMFVICLVISVGMRLALDSNLSHQSPDNVSPLASFVTFIVSILLMWWSIATQVRRLHDLDKTGWWVVVNLVPLIGSLLMLIYLGFFKGSDGHNRFGSAVV
- a CDS encoding M3 family metallopeptidase, with the translated sequence MNPQNYLNSLNRDYLNVHRQKEDLFWTTYMGTSNDQAGSAAAETKWNQFLSDPERLSQIQQQLEQLNQLDSNEETQLVKQGLQGWLATFKAHALPTEESRQLKADLIKFESDLFEKKQNYTQVFIDADGNEQQGSLPVLAANIRTSDHEAVRKSSHQALLDVEQWLLHNGFLDLVKLRNKFARSLGFDNFFDYSIVKTEQMSTDELFAILDDFEQRTRDSNLRSLQELAAEKGDSAVEAHNFVFSFSGDAMRDLDQYVPFSQSLRRWIESFGRLNITYANAELTLDLLDRKGKYPNGFCHGPIPSFVDENSQWVAAKVNFTSNAKPDQVGSGYDGINTLFHEGGHAAHFSNVKMNAPCFAQEFAPTSMAYAETQSMFCDSLLGDGDWLKLYALNEKGEAISDDVIKAMVESKQPFRAYGERSILVVPYFERALYQLSEQELTPENVTRLARETEQKIQGLACSPRPLMAIPHLLSDESACAYQGYLLAHMAVYQTRAYFTKKFGFLTDNPEIGPLLEQHYWRQGNAVNHNQTIIQLTGEGFNAKYLADECNLTSEQAWDNELQKIAGLADRERASVHALDARISIVDGDKELANNELSDEQMCQGFERYIVETYGR
- the fruA gene encoding PTS fructose transporter subunit IIBC — its product is MNIAIITACPSGVANSIIAAGLLEKAAQSLQISAKIECQSKVVKGDTLTQHDIDNADAIIIAADTPIDTSRFVGKSVYQGSIGNAVSNASEFLNKAIHNATTLTNADVTTASAASAPSASASKKIVAITACPTGVAHTFMAAEALESEAVRQGHQIKVETRGSVGAKNQLTDQEIQDADLVIIAADIDVPLDRFDGKLLYRTKTGPALKKTKQEIENAFAQATTYKATGAATSSDSNTASKGVYQHLMTGVSHMLPVVVAGGLIIALSFVFGIEAFKEEGTLAASLMKIGGASAFALMIPVLAGYIAFSIADRPGLAPGLVGGMLASSLGAGFLGGIAAGFIAGYSAKFIAEKLSLPQSMEALKPILIIPFVATLFTGLVMIYVVGSPVAATMGGLENFLNTMGAGNAVMLGILLGAMMCFDLGGPVNKAAYAFGVGLLASQQYAPMAAIMAAGMVPALGMGLATFLAKNKFESSAREAGKASFVLGLCFISEGAIPFAAKDPMRVIPSCMIGGAITGALCMLFGAELLAPHGGLFVLLIPNAITPVVMYLVAIAAGTLVTGFTYAFLKKSDQKVLAQA
- the pfkB gene encoding 1-phosphofructokinase, giving the protein MTSTTNKVVTVTLNPALDLTGSVKGLHLGLVNLVEQGSLHAAGKGVNVAKVLSELGAEVTVTGFLGKDNPELFSQLFDDIKAKDAFIRVDGATRINVKLIEEDGRVSDINFPGVAVTEADIKAFEETLFALAKDHDYFVIAGSLPKGISPQLCASWIEKLHQLGKKVLFDSSRDALRAGLDAKPWLIKPNDEELAEFVGRSLSTAEQCQQAALELADKGIDNIVVSMGANGVMWLKQGKWLFSQPPKMNVVSTVGAGDTLVAGLCWGHMQNMEKEPLLQFATGLSALAVAQVGVGIPSKEQLHSVINQVDVRHSITTK
- the fruB gene encoding fused PTS fructose transporter subunit IIA/HPr protein — translated: MLTITTQDITLQQKAVDKKTAIQSIAKSLADKQLVESGYVQGMLNRESQNSTFLGNGIAIPHGTVNTRSLVKSTGVAIHHFPDGVPWGDGNTVYLAIGIAAKSDEHLGILKQLTKVLSSDGVESALQNAETAQTIVGLLNGDVQFDADFNESLIELNFPANDVLQLAAVAGGLLKNQGSVDNDFIADLVTKTPTNLGQGLWLLSSDVGCQRTAMSFVTTANHCQYQGQPVKGLVAFSATNATHQPMLTTLTNTVALQRQNELLQSTPQALLALFSSDSDAADASEAAAQAQFTIKNAHGLHARPGAMLVAEAKKFQSDIKVCNLDGEAKPVNAKSLMKVIAMGVKHGHKLQFSADGIDAEAALKAIGIAIESGLGEG